Proteins encoded within one genomic window of Anopheles gambiae chromosome 3, idAnoGambNW_F1_1, whole genome shotgun sequence:
- the LOC3291589 gene encoding rho GTPase-activating protein gacF isoform X2, with protein MAGEWDINDAHIPFIQELTYEKFNEWADGHVRHVYHPTDDHARKHISGWAMRNTNNHNVSILKKSCLGVLICTARCKLPNGGQINLRPAICDKARRKQQGRACPNRHCKVGRLEVLPCRGHCGYPVTHYWRHTEKAIFFQAKGNHDHPKPESKTSGETRKMIGATGNGTKGAAAKSKKLSVLLLRDAALGNKLMSLKASSKVNGGTTGSEILQPPPLIPDPSYDSSKCSTCTRTPCVCRTKLGINSSASSLTRSSEGIAGTGAFFDPSNAHHTPLQNHLHSSTTWQSYESTVESFTPSSGNETASGPANGSCASSLMNECFHPEEIFQLDQPLRQQQQQHQHHTSGNGSSSGLVNQHATTTPTTLLDLGSGAIYKKCNQISPEYIFGTTPAGGEPIAGTYSNQSCSYVPSTNESCSAPVSSDHHLGKYFANDSGYSNLPHEDSSSKDVLRYIKKEVGSTPIGKATLADTSLSVSRSRQYDCDQNQYKKSSYTSYRGTSTGGTYFSNSINNNSSSIVNNNNNIPSVGPHSKQANYDHLITNEATVNYGYHSSDLTTSPGGHTNATFPEQSYSTSSCSYMNSSLGGGQNNQEAHYSYAAGDNYRFGSNYVKGSSLAPIHGGTSFQASSMQQMHPELPLAAYDFY; from the exons ATGGCCGGCGAATGGGACATCAATGATGCGCACATCCCGTTCATCCAGGAGCTGACGTACGAGAAGTTCAACGAATGGGCCGACGGCCACGTGCGGCACGTGTACCACCCGACGGACGATCACGCCCGCAAGCACATCTCGGGCTGGGCGATGCGCAATACGAACAACCACAACGTAAGCATCCTGAAGAAAAGCTGTCTCGGTGTGCTCATCTGTACCGCGCGCTGTAAGCTACCGAACGGGGGCCAAATCAATCTGCGTCCCGCCATCTGTGATAAGGCACGCCGGAAGCAACAGGGACGGGCCTGTCCCAATCGGCACTGCAAGGTGGGTCGGTTGGAGGTGCTGCCGTGCCGTGGACACTGTGGCTATCCCGTCACGCACTACTGGCGTCACACGGAGAAAGCCATCTTCTTTCAGGCGAAAGGGAACCATGACCATCCGAAGCCGGAATCAAAGACGTCCGGTGAAACGAGAAAGATGATTGGAGCGACGGGCAACGGCACGAAGGGTGCGGCGGCCAAGAGTAAGAAGTTGTCCGTGCTGTTGCTTCGAGATGCGGCACTGGGGAATAAG CTAATGTCGCTGAAAGCATCGAGTAAGGTGAATGGTGGCACTACGGGTTCGGAAATACTTCAGCCACCTCCACTGATTCCTGACCCAAGTTATG ACTCTTCCAAGTGCTCAACGTGCACGCGTACACCGTGCGTTTGTAGGACCAAGCTTGGAATCAACTCGTCGGCTTCTTCTCTCACAAGATCTTCCGAAGGAATCGCCGGAACCGGTGCATTCTTCGATCCGTCTAATGCGCATCATACGCCCCTCCAGAATCATCTCCACTCCAGTACAACTTGGCAATCGTACGAATCGACCGTTGAGTCCTTCACACCGTCCTCCGGTAACGAAACCGCCAGTGGCCCTGCAAATGGCTCCTGCGCATCCAGCTTAATGAACGAGTGCTTCCATCCGGAGGAAATCTTTCAACTAGATCAGCCCCTTcgtcaacagcaacagcagcatcaacaccACACCAGTGGCAATGGAAGTTCATCGGGTCTGGTGAATCAACATGCTACGACAACTCCGACCACTCTGCTCGACCTTGGTAGTGGAGCTATCTACAAGAAATGTAATCAAATAAGTCCCGAATACATATTTGGTACGACACCGGCTGGTGGTGAACCGATTGCTGGAACGTATTCCAATCAATCCTGCTCCTATGTACCGTCCACAAACGAAAGCTGTAGCGCACCGGTATCTTCCGATCATCACCTCGGGAAATACTTTGCAAACGATTCGGGTTATAGTAATCTTCCGCATGAAGACAGCTCCTCCAAGGATGTCCTAAGATACATCAAGAAAGAGGTTGGCTCTACCCCTATCGGGAAGGCTACACTCGCGGACACCTCCCTAAGTGTGTCACGATCGCGACAGTACGATTGTGatcaaaatcaatacaaaaaatcGTCCTACACCTCCTACCGAGGGACATCCACCGGTGGGACCTACTTTAGCAACAGTATCAACAATAATAGCAGCAGTATCgtcaataacaacaacaacatccctTCGGTGGGGCCACACAGCAAACAGGCAAATTACGACCATCTAATAACAAACGAGGCTACCGTCAATTATGGTTATCACTCTTCGGACCTCACCACATCACCCGGTGGCCATACGAACGCGACCTTCCCAGAGCAGTCGTACAGTACGAGCAGTTGCAGCTACATGAACTCATCTCTAGGAGGCGGGCAAAACAACCAGGAGGCACACTATTCCTATGCTGCCGGTGATAATTACCGGTTTGGGAGCAATTACGTGAAAGGATCGTCCCTGGCGCCCATCCACGGTGGCACATCGTTTCAAGCGTCCTCCATGCAACAGATGCATCCAGAGCTACCGTTGGCGGCGTACGATTTCTACTAG
- the LOC3291589 gene encoding formin-J isoform X1, which yields MAGEWDINDAHIPFIQELTYEKFNEWADGHVRHVYHPTDDHARKHISGWAMRNTNNHNVSILKKSCLGVLICTARCKLPNGGQINLRPAICDKARRKQQGRACPNRHCKVGRLEVLPCRGHCGYPVTHYWRHTEKAIFFQAKGNHDHPKPESKTSGETRKMIGATGNGTKGAAAKSKKLSVLLLRDAALGNKLMSLKASSKVNGGTTGSEILQPPPLIPDPSYEDSSKCSTCTRTPCVCRTKLGINSSASSLTRSSEGIAGTGAFFDPSNAHHTPLQNHLHSSTTWQSYESTVESFTPSSGNETASGPANGSCASSLMNECFHPEEIFQLDQPLRQQQQQHQHHTSGNGSSSGLVNQHATTTPTTLLDLGSGAIYKKCNQISPEYIFGTTPAGGEPIAGTYSNQSCSYVPSTNESCSAPVSSDHHLGKYFANDSGYSNLPHEDSSSKDVLRYIKKEVGSTPIGKATLADTSLSVSRSRQYDCDQNQYKKSSYTSYRGTSTGGTYFSNSINNNSSSIVNNNNNIPSVGPHSKQANYDHLITNEATVNYGYHSSDLTTSPGGHTNATFPEQSYSTSSCSYMNSSLGGGQNNQEAHYSYAAGDNYRFGSNYVKGSSLAPIHGGTSFQASSMQQMHPELPLAAYDFY from the exons ATGGCCGGCGAATGGGACATCAATGATGCGCACATCCCGTTCATCCAGGAGCTGACGTACGAGAAGTTCAACGAATGGGCCGACGGCCACGTGCGGCACGTGTACCACCCGACGGACGATCACGCCCGCAAGCACATCTCGGGCTGGGCGATGCGCAATACGAACAACCACAACGTAAGCATCCTGAAGAAAAGCTGTCTCGGTGTGCTCATCTGTACCGCGCGCTGTAAGCTACCGAACGGGGGCCAAATCAATCTGCGTCCCGCCATCTGTGATAAGGCACGCCGGAAGCAACAGGGACGGGCCTGTCCCAATCGGCACTGCAAGGTGGGTCGGTTGGAGGTGCTGCCGTGCCGTGGACACTGTGGCTATCCCGTCACGCACTACTGGCGTCACACGGAGAAAGCCATCTTCTTTCAGGCGAAAGGGAACCATGACCATCCGAAGCCGGAATCAAAGACGTCCGGTGAAACGAGAAAGATGATTGGAGCGACGGGCAACGGCACGAAGGGTGCGGCGGCCAAGAGTAAGAAGTTGTCCGTGCTGTTGCTTCGAGATGCGGCACTGGGGAATAAG CTAATGTCGCTGAAAGCATCGAGTAAGGTGAATGGTGGCACTACGGGTTCGGAAATACTTCAGCCACCTCCACTGATTCCTGACCCAAGTTATG AAGACTCTTCCAAGTGCTCAACGTGCACGCGTACACCGTGCGTTTGTAGGACCAAGCTTGGAATCAACTCGTCGGCTTCTTCTCTCACAAGATCTTCCGAAGGAATCGCCGGAACCGGTGCATTCTTCGATCCGTCTAATGCGCATCATACGCCCCTCCAGAATCATCTCCACTCCAGTACAACTTGGCAATCGTACGAATCGACCGTTGAGTCCTTCACACCGTCCTCCGGTAACGAAACCGCCAGTGGCCCTGCAAATGGCTCCTGCGCATCCAGCTTAATGAACGAGTGCTTCCATCCGGAGGAAATCTTTCAACTAGATCAGCCCCTTcgtcaacagcaacagcagcatcaacaccACACCAGTGGCAATGGAAGTTCATCGGGTCTGGTGAATCAACATGCTACGACAACTCCGACCACTCTGCTCGACCTTGGTAGTGGAGCTATCTACAAGAAATGTAATCAAATAAGTCCCGAATACATATTTGGTACGACACCGGCTGGTGGTGAACCGATTGCTGGAACGTATTCCAATCAATCCTGCTCCTATGTACCGTCCACAAACGAAAGCTGTAGCGCACCGGTATCTTCCGATCATCACCTCGGGAAATACTTTGCAAACGATTCGGGTTATAGTAATCTTCCGCATGAAGACAGCTCCTCCAAGGATGTCCTAAGATACATCAAGAAAGAGGTTGGCTCTACCCCTATCGGGAAGGCTACACTCGCGGACACCTCCCTAAGTGTGTCACGATCGCGACAGTACGATTGTGatcaaaatcaatacaaaaaatcGTCCTACACCTCCTACCGAGGGACATCCACCGGTGGGACCTACTTTAGCAACAGTATCAACAATAATAGCAGCAGTATCgtcaataacaacaacaacatccctTCGGTGGGGCCACACAGCAAACAGGCAAATTACGACCATCTAATAACAAACGAGGCTACCGTCAATTATGGTTATCACTCTTCGGACCTCACCACATCACCCGGTGGCCATACGAACGCGACCTTCCCAGAGCAGTCGTACAGTACGAGCAGTTGCAGCTACATGAACTCATCTCTAGGAGGCGGGCAAAACAACCAGGAGGCACACTATTCCTATGCTGCCGGTGATAATTACCGGTTTGGGAGCAATTACGTGAAAGGATCGTCCCTGGCGCCCATCCACGGTGGCACATCGTTTCAAGCGTCCTCCATGCAACAGATGCATCCAGAGCTACCGTTGGCGGCGTACGATTTCTACTAG